The Bos indicus x Bos taurus breed Angus x Brahman F1 hybrid chromosome 3, Bos_hybrid_MaternalHap_v2.0, whole genome shotgun sequence genome segment TGGGAGACTTCCCCACACAGAGCTCCTGCCATGCAACACCACCcccagtggggggtgggggagtggagtATGGAGGGGAAAGGGTGGCCAAGGGAAAGATGGGGGCTTGGGTGTGGTATCTGAATCCAGAATGATAATCCTATTACCATCCTGGATTTGGATACAAAAACCATCTATATTTCTAATGTCCTCAAGGTTGAGTTTGAATGTAATCATATTTGGAATCAGGACTCAGTGAGCCTGACATGCAAATTTGTGCAAACGACacggaaatttaaaaaaatctcgagcacttttatttttaaaggcaaaagagGCTGGCTACTAGCAGCTTTGCTTAGTCAGACAAGGGCAAAAGGGCAGCCATTTGTTTCTCCTTCAAGACCTCTGCCTCATTTCTGAGGAGCCCAGATAATACCCCAGATGGGGAGACACTGGATGGTGACGGGGGAAAAGAGGGTACAGGGGGAGGAAACACCAGCAGGAGGCATATGCAGCCACCAGCCACCAAGATCCCAGCTGGAGGAAGAGTGCCCTGGCACTGAGGTCGAATGGCTGTCCAGCTGCTGCCCTGGGATGGGAGGGCAGGTGGTGATGGAAGGAgcaaggagaggaggggagggaagtccCTCCACAATCTGGCCAGCTGGGAAGAAGGGCTCCTCCTGGTGACCTCCTCCCAATACTGCAATCAGACTGGCTAAGCAAGCAGAGACCACCTGTGCCCCACTCTCTGCCCTGTGCCCCTGCCTACCCCCAGCCGGGGCCTACTGGTCAGAGAAGTGACAGCTGGGACCCCTTCCTCCTGCAGAATATAAATGACTTCCCCCTTCCTCCCGGGGCTGGGAATAGACATCAGCTGGCACTGCCCACGCAAACTGCCGGCTGTCAGCCCGCCTGCCCGCCCACCGTCCCCCGCACCACCTGGGAGGAGGCAACACCTCAGGCAGGCTCGGGCTCTCTGGTGTTGCCTGCTCGGCTCCCCGAGCAAGCTCACCCGGCCTTCCTACCCTGCTGGAGACAGAGTGGGACTCCCAGCACTGACTGTACGGGCCATCAGAGAGGGACTCCCTGGCCAGAATGACCCAAGATGACAATCTCCTCCATGCAGCCCCAGTAGCCATCTCTCCCAAGGTCAGACCACAGTGGAGAGCTGGAAAGTAGGAAAAGGGCaatgaaagagacaggaataacCAGCAGGGGCCCCCTTGAGATGCTCAGGGTCTGGGGCACTCCTAGGAGATGCCATCTGACCAGCACAGTCTGCTCTGAGGACCCTTCTGCCCCTGCCATTCTCATGCCTGTCCTGTCGAATCATACCGACCTCCCTGCTGTTGAGTCACCCAGGGAGGAGGTCTGGAACCTTCTAAAGGCCTGGGATAGACAGACTATTGCTATCTGGGAACACCTCCCCCTGCTCCTGGGACCTCAAATCCTAGGTCCTACTCCACAGGTCTCCCAGAGTCCCCACTGAGCTCTCTCTACCTGCCTCAACACTGCTTTCCAGGCTTGGCCATTCTCAGTTTTCGCCATGACCTATGGAAGTCCCAATccaatggagagaggagtctggcagcttacagtccatggggtcgcaagagtcagacatgacttagcaactaaaccaccatcaaccACCACAATGGAGGTCCCAACTCCTCGATGAGCCAGACCACAGTTAACCAATGTAACATCCAGCTCTCACCAACGAGGGATGAGGGCAGTCTGTGGAACTACTTTCAGTCTGGAATGAGCAGGGGTCTCTGCAGGGAACAGAGCCCAGCCCTCATTTGCCAGCTGGCACCAAATTCAGCCCGCTCCTGGGCCAAAGAGCTGGCAAGAGATGACACTGAAGGGAAGCTAAGCTGATGAGGAAAGGAGAACCAGGGAGACTGTTTTCTCTAGATCAGAACCGCCCTGCCTTGTTTCCTTGGTTCTTACTTTGTTCTAAAAGCTTTGGAATAGCTCCAGGAAGCTATGTGCTAAGGCAAGGACCCAAGCCCCAAGAAGGGCAAAACACGAGATGCTCAGGACTGCTCTGCCACTGAGAATGGACGTCTCGCGGCCCCAAGCCCAGATCCCAAGATTAGCTGAAGGAAGTTCTTAGCTGGGCTAAGACACCCAGCCAGGAGCCAAAGCCTGGTTAAGCCAATGCCTTTCTGCTCCTCCAAAAGTTTAAGGTGTCTTTAGTGCCCTTAATGTCTTGGCAAGTAGGAGCTGCAGACCTTCACCCGGGCCCCTTCTCTCCACAGCCCCTGATGCTTTGTTCCCTGGTGCAGGGGCCAAATCAGCACAGGTTCTGGGAAAGCCAGGGGGCCATATTGGTCCCTCTAGAGGGGTAAGGAGACAATGAATGTAAGAATTACACCCTGAGTCTGATGAGTGGTCCAGCCATGGTTCAGAGGTGGGAAGATGCTCTGTGACATCAACTTGACAGACACTGAATGGTAGGAGAGATTGTTTAGAAACAATCACCCattacacagatgaggaaactgagtccctgAGACACTGGACTCACATAAGGTTGCACAACAGAGCCTATAAGGACCATACCcataaaaaaaatgtacattggCTCTCTCCACTATACTGCTTTCTCAAAGTGACCCAAACAGCTGATGCCACTGATAAATTACAGGAATCCAATTTTTCATTAGGCATGCAAGCAAGAGATGACTGCCAGTACCACCCAACACTTCTCTCCCATCAAGAGTGGAGGCTTCAGGATCAAGCTCCCCATCACCTATCACTTATGCCCCATCCACTTCGCCGTTTTGGCCCACTGAGTCATCTGTCGGCAACGGCAGCTTGGGTTTCTGCAGCCTCCACCCCAGCTAAGACATACAAAAACCCTACCCCTTCTGAAGTGGATCCCTGAAGGTCGCTAAAGGAGCCAGTGAAGTCCAAGTCAAGTGTCCCATTTCGATTCAGAGTTTGGAGGAACtcacatttccattttcttccttggCAAGTAGGAGCTGGAGATCTGGTGCATTATTACCAGGGCTGGATAGAGGGGCAGCACCAGGCACAGGTACCAGGCTGCACCTTTGATCTGAGCCTGGAACCACACAGAGTGCATGCCCAGAAGCACTGTTACTGTAGCCATCAGGTAGACCACCAGTCCACATGTCAGATGGTAGAGCTTGAGACGAGCCACCCTTGAGACCCTGGCTGCCCGGGGACACAGGAGGCAAAGTCCACACAGTGCCTGGCCGATAGTGGCCAGCAACGTCAGAGCCCCTACCCAGCTGTGCCAGGACGCCAGGTGGGGCAGCTCACTGCGGGTCCTGCTGGAGATGATGAAGCCCAGGCCCAGGGCTGCACAGAGGATGGCTAGGGTCTGCCCTGCCCAGTGGAGTCGGATCCGGGCCTTTCGGGAGCAGAAGAAGAACAGGGAGTGCTCGGGCGAGAAGAGCAGGATGGCCTCAGCCATGCAGAGGCAGAACTGTGAACACAGGAGAGGGCCAGTGAGCCTCAGGCCCGGCTCAGAGGCCTGCAAAAGGGGAGGTGCCCTCATACATCCAAACAAGGAAGACAAAGGGTGGGGGCTAAAGAACACCCACCAGGACCACCTGCCTCACAGGTAGGCATTTGTGGGCAGAATTAGGAATCCACGCTTGAGTGGAAGTGTCATCATTCAGGCTGACATCCATGCCCTACTACCCCccctcaccccccgccccacaTCCTCAATAGCAAGGACTCTCATTTCTTGACCAATGGAAACAGCAAAAGTTAAACTTTCTCCTgaactctgggggtggggagcaactGGATAACGCCCCTTCCATTCCTCTTTTCAGGCCCACAGTGGAGAAAATGATGGTATCTTCCATGCCCTCCCACCGCGTTATACCACCTGATTACCTATAGCCCAGCCCTCCATGTTTCCTGATCTCAGTGGTTGCAAGGAAAGATGGGGCCCTGGGTATTTCCCCCCACCTCTCTGAGTCAAAGAAAGGTTAAGCCTTCTAAAGGCTAGATGCTTCCTTAGGGGCATATCCAAACCAATCACCCAAACTCACCGCCAAGGCCATGAATACAGGGTGCCAGGAGAAAAGACCTAAGAATCAAAGAGAACAGACTGATGGCGGGGCACCATTGGTTCTGCCCCTGTGGCTGGCTGGAGCCCAAAGAATCTGGCTGGAGGGGAAAGGTCAGTGTAGTGTCTTCAACTCTTATCAGTATCAGAACCTCCAGACAAAGTGGTGCAGCCAAAGGGCCTTAGGCTGAGCAACCAACAGGGCAAACATACCAGTTTGGCCTGGATTCCCCATTCAACACTTTGCAGCTACCAGGCCTCTCTCCTTTATTTGTTGCATCCGTGAGGGGCTCTGCTGGTGACGAACTAGCGAGTTCAGTTAGTTCGTTTCAggcttctcctctcctcccagcacCCAAAGCCCCACCCTTCCAGGACCCACCCCCAGGACCACGCCCCACCACGCCCTTACTACACCTCGACAGTCGCCCATCCACTGCGAGTCCCCACTCCACGCCTCTTAGCGCTCCAAGCGCAGTCCCTCAAACATCTCGGCCCCGCCCCTTGCCTGGCCCCGCCCCCTTgcctggccccgcccctcccggcACACTCACTGGTTCCTGGCCGGGACAGCACAGTCAGGAAGATGGTGAAACCCATAGCAACCAGATGCGCCAAGATCCCACTGCCTTTCCGCAGCCAGCGGGTCAGTCTCGGCTCCCTCGGCGGAGCGAGAACCAGACCTACCTCCAGAGACTGCATGGCGGCGCCCGGCAGCCGCACACTCCCAGCTGCCA includes the following:
- the LOC113889514 gene encoding cytochrome b561 domain-containing protein 1 isoform X4 — translated: MGDCRGLFSWHPVFMALAFCLCMAEAILLFSPEHSLFFFCSRKARIRLHWAGQTLAILCAALGLGFIISSRTRSELPHLASWHSWVGALTLLATIGQALCGLCLLCPRAARVSRVARLKLYHLTCGLVVYLMATVTVLLGMHSVWFQAQIKGAAWYLCLVLPLYPALVIMHQISSSYLPRKKMEMQIPRYLPVLSKDSQYWARPFY
- the LOC113889514 gene encoding cytochrome b561 domain-containing protein 1 isoform X3, whose product is MQSLEVGLVLAPPREPRLTRWLRKGSGILAHLVAMGFTIFLTVLSRPGTSLFSWHPVFMALAFCLCMAEAILLFSPEHSLFFFCSRKARIRLHWAGQTLAILCAALGLGFIISSRTRSELPHLASWHSWVGALTLLATIGQALCGLCLLCPRAARVSRVARLKLYHLTCGLVVYLMATVTVLLGMHSVWFQAQIKGAAWYLCLVLPLYPALVIMHQISSSYLPRKKMEM
- the LOC113889514 gene encoding cytochrome b561 domain-containing protein 1 isoform X2, with protein sequence MQSLEVGLVLAPPREPRLTRWLRKGSGILAHLVAMGFTIFLTVLSRPGTSLFSWHPVFMALAFCLCMAEAILLFSPEHSLFFFCSRKARIRLHWAGQTLAILCAALGLGFIISSRTRSELPHLASWHSWVGALTLLATIGQALCGLCLLCPRAARVSRVARLKLYHLTCGLVVYLMATVTVLLGMHSVWFQAQIKGAAWYLCLVLPLYPALVIMHQISSSYLPRKKMEIAT
- the LOC113889514 gene encoding cytochrome b561 domain-containing protein 1 isoform X1 — protein: MQSLEVGLVLAPPREPRLTRWLRKGSGILAHLVAMGFTIFLTVLSRPGTSLFSWHPVFMALAFCLCMAEAILLFSPEHSLFFFCSRKARIRLHWAGQTLAILCAALGLGFIISSRTRSELPHLASWHSWVGALTLLATIGQALCGLCLLCPRAARVSRVARLKLYHLTCGLVVYLMATVTVLLGMHSVWFQAQIKGAAWYLCLVLPLYPALVIMHQISSSYLPRKKMEMQIPRYLPVLSKDSQYWARPFY